In one window of Thermodesulfobacteriota bacterium DNA:
- a CDS encoding SPFH domain-containing protein: MGTDNIIFLEVIEWFDETGKAMVHRIPEKGSGEIKYGAQLIVRESQSAVFFYNGKAYDAFRPGRHTLATGNIPIITKVLSLPWGLTSPLRAEVYFVNMKVFPNLKWGTRDPVAFKDSELGLIRLRAFGVFNIRVIQPVLFINTLVGTQHIYTTEEIEEYLSRVIVSRFNDYLGENLDSMLKLPGQYDSISEGLKRRLQQDLSHYGLGLSDLYINSITPPPEVQQAIDDKSRLGVFDDLNQLLKMKAAMAMESAATSQGEAGAGLGMGLGFIMPGMFADILRNGQAPKEQDAFRCPDCRNSVAGDAKFCPSCGHQLLVFQQCAGCGKNLPPHAGFCPRCGRSVEEKPVPQKCRHCETENLPDSIYCNQCGEKL, encoded by the coding sequence GTGGGGACAGACAACATTATATTTTTAGAGGTTATTGAGTGGTTTGACGAAACCGGCAAGGCAATGGTCCACAGGATTCCCGAGAAGGGCTCCGGAGAAATAAAGTATGGAGCCCAACTCATTGTAAGAGAGAGCCAATCCGCCGTTTTCTTCTATAACGGGAAGGCCTACGATGCATTTCGGCCCGGTCGGCATACACTTGCTACCGGTAATATTCCTATCATCACCAAGGTGCTAAGCCTGCCCTGGGGTTTGACCAGCCCGCTCAGGGCCGAGGTCTATTTCGTAAACATGAAGGTCTTTCCAAACCTGAAGTGGGGAACAAGGGATCCGGTAGCCTTCAAGGATTCCGAGTTGGGATTGATTCGCCTCCGGGCCTTCGGGGTCTTTAATATCAGGGTCATCCAGCCCGTCCTTTTTATCAATACCCTGGTAGGAACCCAGCACATTTATACCACCGAAGAAATCGAAGAATATCTGAGCCGGGTAATCGTTTCACGCTTTAATGATTACCTGGGAGAGAATCTTGATTCTATGCTTAAGCTGCCCGGACAATACGATTCCATATCGGAAGGGCTCAAAAGACGTTTGCAGCAGGATTTGAGCCACTACGGCCTTGGGCTTTCAGACCTTTATATCAATTCTATTACCCCGCCGCCGGAGGTCCAACAGGCCATAGACGATAAAAGCCGGCTGGGCGTGTTCGACGACTTGAACCAACTGTTAAAGATGAAAGCGGCCATGGCGATGGAAAGCGCAGCGACGTCACAAGGCGAGGCAGGAGCGGGTCTGGGGATGGGTCTCGGTTTCATTATGCCAGGCATGTTCGCGGATATTCTGAGAAACGGACAGGCCCCAAAGGAGCAGGATGCCTTTAGATGTCCTGATTGCCGGAACTCCGTGGCCGGCGACGCAAAATTCTGTCCTTCCTGCGGTCACCAGTTACTCGTTTTCCAGCAGTGTGCGGGGTGCGGCAAAAACCTGCCTCCCCACGCCGGGTTCTGCCCGCGCTGTGGAAGGTCGGTGGAAGAAAAGCCTGTCCCCCAGAAATGCCGTCATTGTGAGACAGAAAATTTGCCCGATTCCATCTACTGCAATCAGTGCGGTGAAAAACTTTAG
- a CDS encoding bile acid:sodium symporter family protein, with amino-acid sequence MNRILNIFNRLFVLWIVLAGVAAFYFPAVFIPLKKHMELFFAITMFGIGMVLKPIDFVNIFKNIKVVVIGTAAQFTIMPLSAFFVARLFSLSKEFSLGLILTGSAPGAMASNVLSYLAGADVAYSVSLTTVSTLLAPVLTPLLTLLLAHTILEIPFWEMLVSVFNMVVIPLFLGITVKGIFSGKVEYLSKVFPAISTTFIAFICALVVALNKEYLMKVNTWIFMAAILLNLLGLFLGYMTGKTFGFDILKKRALSIEVGMQNAGLGSVLALKHFNEKVALPAVVFVFICIFTASFLVQIWSNTKKPTISVPLSFGRF; translated from the coding sequence TTGAATCGAATACTTAACATCTTCAATCGCCTGTTTGTCCTCTGGATTGTCCTGGCCGGCGTAGCCGCCTTCTATTTTCCGGCCGTCTTCATCCCATTGAAGAAACACATGGAGCTATTCTTTGCCATAACCATGTTCGGCATCGGAATGGTCTTAAAACCCATAGACTTCGTGAATATCTTTAAAAACATCAAGGTAGTGGTTATTGGCACGGCTGCTCAATTTACGATCATGCCGCTATCGGCTTTTTTCGTTGCCAGGCTTTTTTCATTATCAAAAGAGTTTTCCCTGGGCCTGATTTTGACCGGATCGGCGCCGGGGGCCATGGCCAGTAACGTACTGAGCTATCTCGCCGGTGCCGATGTCGCCTATTCGGTATCGTTGACCACTGTATCCACCCTCCTAGCGCCGGTCCTTACCCCACTTTTAACCCTGCTCTTAGCCCATACCATACTGGAAATCCCCTTTTGGGAGATGTTGGTCAGCGTTTTCAACATGGTGGTTATTCCACTTTTTTTGGGCATAACCGTAAAAGGCATTTTCTCTGGCAAAGTGGAGTACCTGTCCAAAGTCTTCCCCGCAATTTCCACCACATTCATAGCCTTTATCTGCGCGCTGGTCGTAGCCCTTAACAAAGAATACCTTATGAAAGTAAACACCTGGATTTTTATGGCGGCGATTTTGTTGAATCTCTTGGGGCTGTTCTTGGGCTACATGACAGGAAAGACATTCGGTTTTGATATCCTGAAAAAACGGGCCTTATCCATTGAAGTCGGCATGCAAAATGCCGGTCTGGGCAGCGTGCTGGCCTTAAAACATTTTAATGAGAAAGTGGCCCTGCCCGCGGTCGTTTTTGTTTTTATCTGCATATTCACCGCCTCCTTTCTGGTGCAAATCTGGTCCAATACGAAAAAGCCAACTATTTCAGTCCCTTTATCTTTTGGACGTTTTTGA
- the holA gene encoding DNA polymerase III subunit delta yields the protein MPAYERTNFKSLLKAIAKGEVAPVYLLWGERYLYQSAYEELIAALLPEKNRGTNLRVIDGANEDVYRLVEELQTLPLFPGRQVFVVKDTRLFHSKSTADPLLAKSREYFIKGDLQAAARSLVQAISSSGLAIEDVRDGGWEKIPDSTWEKIFSAPKSGEDINWLNEVTNFAIQAGQEESAPAGGGGDILEETLAKGIPASNHLILLTDTVDRRKSLYRLIEKMGVVVSFAVDKGITAAAKRSQDTVLKDLMKDILTRHGKAMEPRAASDLIERIGFNPASLAAALEKLVSYSGERKTITLKDIDAVVKREREEPIYELTGAFGDRDAEKALSSLGLLLDQGYVPLQILAALIRQIRRLLLARWALDTSLDFLGKGDVTYQGIQQGLPGLKKEGKIPKELEKLSPYPLFLLLKQARGFQIEHLVQCMSELLRVDMALKSGGVAPKLLLEDLILKCLVFHPETAG from the coding sequence ATGCCGGCTTACGAGAGAACTAACTTTAAAAGCCTGCTGAAGGCCATAGCAAAGGGCGAGGTAGCGCCTGTTTATCTCCTGTGGGGTGAACGGTATCTCTACCAGTCGGCCTATGAAGAGCTTATTGCCGCCCTCCTTCCTGAAAAAAACCGCGGCACCAACCTCCGGGTGATAGACGGGGCTAATGAAGACGTCTATCGTCTGGTAGAGGAATTGCAGACCCTGCCCCTTTTCCCCGGGAGGCAGGTTTTTGTGGTAAAGGACACCCGTCTCTTTCATTCCAAAAGTACGGCCGACCCGCTTCTGGCTAAAAGCCGTGAGTACTTTATAAAAGGCGACCTTCAGGCGGCGGCTCGGAGCCTCGTGCAGGCCATTTCCTCATCCGGTCTGGCCATTGAGGATGTCAGGGACGGGGGATGGGAGAAGATACCGGATAGTACCTGGGAAAAGATATTCAGCGCCCCAAAGAGTGGGGAGGATATTAACTGGCTGAATGAAGTGACTAACTTCGCCATACAGGCCGGGCAGGAAGAATCGGCCCCCGCCGGAGGTGGAGGGGATATTCTGGAAGAGACCCTGGCCAAAGGCATACCGGCTTCCAACCATCTGATCTTGCTTACAGATACTGTGGACAGACGCAAATCTCTCTACCGGCTGATAGAAAAGATGGGTGTGGTTGTGAGCTTCGCGGTCGATAAAGGAATTACCGCCGCGGCAAAACGCAGTCAGGATACGGTGCTCAAGGACCTGATGAAGGATATACTCACACGCCATGGAAAGGCCATGGAGCCGCGCGCAGCATCCGATCTTATCGAAAGGATAGGTTTTAATCCGGCTTCCCTGGCCGCCGCATTAGAAAAACTGGTCAGTTACAGCGGTGAAAGAAAGACCATCACCCTGAAAGATATTGACGCGGTAGTGAAACGGGAAAGGGAAGAGCCGATTTATGAACTGACCGGGGCATTCGGTGACCGGGATGCCGAGAAGGCCCTTTCTTCCCTGGGTCTGCTCCTTGACCAGGGTTATGTGCCGCTCCAGATACTGGCTGCCCTCATCAGACAGATTCGCCGCCTTCTCCTGGCCAGGTGGGCGTTGGATACGAGTCTGGATTTTTTGGGAAAAGGGGATGTCACGTATCAAGGCATTCAGCAGGGACTGCCGGGGCTTAAGAAAGAAGGAAAGATACCTAAGGAGCTGGAAAAACTTTCACCGTACCCGCTTTTCTTGCTTTTAAAACAGGCCAGGGGGTTTCAAATTGAGCACCTTGTTCAGTGTATGTCCGAACTCCTTAGGGTCGATATGGCCCTCAAATCCGGCGGGGTAGCGCCTAAACTTTTGCTGGAAGACTTGATCCTGAAATGCCTGGTTTTTCATCCTGAGACTGCCGGTTGA